A part of uncultured Treponema sp. genomic DNA contains:
- a CDS encoding FapA family protein: protein MVTLDKLRIDMEKQLAFDKDIHTVEVRADTLDECLDDAAVQLDSKKNNLEYEVIERGSQGIIGLMKKPWRIRVYENPTVIRQKKEKEAASLAGEQAGASNAENERVDGMFYVHRFGSRIFVKVTLPKGSGTPVSASDLINEARRPDNTSLDEKLLKKLAEDGTDNSYMEVGTFTHVAAGDAVMAVDISKDEMQATITVSPPSQGGSEISAENIKNALKTQGVVAGIEDDKIISFVDNPIYNMPYEVAAAILPVNGTDAYIDYKFETDKTKLRLKETANGQVDFKELNLIQNVVVGQPLAVKVLPQRGKGGKTILGRYLEAKNGKDIPIPLGQNTKLDSDGRTVIAEKNGNVTLVGDKITVEEVYEVPGVNIKSGNITYMGTVVCRGNVEDGFSIKADGNIEIYGSVGNCHIEAGGDIVISQGVMGRDEGEIITSKSVWARFLQNVKVTAEEYVVVNDNIMNSNVTAMKKILLKGKRASIIGGHLFATEEITAKNIGSSGGGIETILEVGFDPKAKLRLQELQEMQSNVVKQLEEVDLNISTLENQKKVRRSLPKEKEETLANLRNQRVDLMDSSEKMTTEINEINAHNRELKVVGCVNASGTVYPGAKILVRDEIDEVRSECKSVTFYFDNGFVKRKKYEPTQDSDEMEKPDGYK from the coding sequence ATGGTAACTCTTGACAAGCTTAGAATAGACATGGAAAAGCAGCTTGCTTTTGACAAGGACATTCATACTGTTGAAGTCCGGGCAGACACATTGGATGAATGTCTTGATGATGCGGCTGTTCAGCTTGATTCAAAAAAAAACAACCTTGAATATGAAGTTATAGAAAGGGGAAGCCAAGGCATTATTGGTCTTATGAAAAAGCCTTGGAGAATCCGCGTATATGAAAATCCTACTGTAATCCGTCAGAAAAAAGAAAAAGAAGCCGCGTCTCTTGCTGGAGAACAGGCTGGCGCAAGCAATGCTGAAAATGAAAGAGTTGACGGAATGTTCTATGTGCATAGATTTGGCTCGCGCATATTTGTTAAAGTTACATTGCCAAAAGGCTCTGGAACTCCAGTTTCTGCATCGGACCTTATAAATGAAGCCCGACGGCCGGACAACACTTCGCTTGATGAAAAGCTTTTAAAGAAACTTGCGGAAGACGGCACGGACAACAGTTATATGGAAGTTGGAACTTTTACCCATGTCGCGGCAGGAGATGCTGTTATGGCTGTCGATATTTCCAAGGATGAAATGCAGGCAACCATTACTGTTTCACCTCCATCGCAAGGCGGCTCTGAAATTTCCGCGGAAAATATAAAGAATGCTTTAAAGACACAAGGTGTTGTCGCCGGAATTGAAGACGACAAAATAATTTCGTTCGTTGACAATCCGATTTACAATATGCCTTATGAAGTTGCGGCAGCGATTCTTCCTGTTAACGGCACAGACGCTTATATTGATTACAAATTTGAAACTGATAAGACAAAACTCAGGCTAAAGGAAACAGCGAACGGTCAGGTTGACTTTAAAGAGCTTAATCTTATTCAAAACGTTGTTGTCGGTCAGCCTTTGGCGGTAAAAGTTCTTCCTCAGCGTGGAAAAGGCGGAAAAACAATTCTTGGCCGTTATCTTGAAGCAAAAAACGGAAAAGACATTCCGATTCCACTTGGGCAGAACACAAAGCTTGATTCAGATGGACGCACAGTTATTGCAGAGAAAAACGGAAACGTAACTTTGGTTGGCGACAAAATTACGGTTGAAGAAGTTTACGAAGTTCCGGGCGTTAACATCAAATCCGGAAACATCACTTACATGGGAACTGTTGTTTGCCGCGGAAACGTTGAAGACGGATTCAGCATAAAGGCAGACGGAAACATAGAAATTTACGGTTCTGTTGGAAACTGTCATATTGAAGCTGGCGGCGATATTGTTATTTCTCAAGGCGTAATGGGCCGTGATGAAGGCGAGATAATTACAAGCAAATCTGTCTGGGCAAGATTCCTTCAGAATGTAAAAGTTACAGCGGAAGAATATGTTGTTGTGAACGACAACATTATGAACAGCAATGTTACCGCGATGAAAAAAATCCTCTTGAAGGGAAAGCGCGCTTCTATTATTGGCGGTCATCTTTTTGCAACTGAGGAAATTACTGCAAAGAACATCGGCTCTTCTGGCGGCGGAATTGAAACAATCCTTGAAGTTGGGTTTGATCCAAAGGCGAAACTTAGATTGCAGGAACTTCAGGAAATGCAGTCAAATGTTGTTAAGCAGCTTGAGGAAGTTGACTTGAATATTTCAACGCTGGAAAATCAGAAAAAAGTGCGCCGTTCGCTTCCAAAGGAAAAAGAGGAAACTCTTGCGAACTTAAGAAATCAGCGTGTTGACTTGATGGATTCAAGCGAAAAAATGACAACTGAAATCAATGAAATCAACGCTCATAACAGGGAACTGAAAGTTGTTGGATGTGTAAATGCAAGCGGAACTGTTTATCCTGGCGCAAAAATTCTTGTGCGCGATGAAATTGATGAAGTCCGCTCTGAATGCAAATCTGTAACTTTCTATTTTGACAACGGATTTGTAAAGCGCAAAAAATATGAGCCGACTCAAGATTCAGATGAAATGGAAAAGCCAGACGGATACAAATAA
- the gap gene encoding type I glyceraldehyde-3-phosphate dehydrogenase, producing MVKVAINGFGRIGRLAFRQMFEADGYEVVAINDLTSPKMLAHLLKYDTAQGGFMGKIGEGKHTVSHIDDVLAEDGKTVKEPGAIVVDGKKITIYKEANAANLPWGKIGVDVVLECTGFYVSKAKSQAHIDAGAKKVVISAPAGNDLPTIVYNVNHKTLTKNDNIISAASCTTNCLAPMAKALNDYAPIQSGIMSTIHAYTGDQMILDGPQRKGDLRRSRAGAQNIVPNSTGAAKAIGLVIPELNGKLIGSAQRVPVPTGSTTILTAVVKKAGVTKEEINAAMKAAATESFGYNEDEIVSSDVIGMRFGSLFDATQTMVSKIADDLYEVQVVSWYDNENSYTSQMVRTIKYFAENC from the coding sequence ATGGTTAAAGTTGCTATTAACGGTTTCGGCCGCATTGGTCGCCTTGCATTCCGCCAGATGTTTGAAGCTGACGGATATGAAGTAGTTGCTATCAACGATCTTACAAGCCCAAAAATGCTTGCTCACCTTCTTAAATATGATACAGCACAGGGTGGATTCATGGGAAAAATTGGTGAAGGAAAACACACAGTTTCTCACATTGATGACGTTCTTGCTGAAGACGGAAAAACTGTAAAAGAACCAGGTGCTATCGTTGTAGATGGAAAGAAAATCACAATCTACAAGGAAGCTAACGCTGCAAATCTTCCTTGGGGAAAAATCGGTGTTGATGTAGTTCTTGAATGCACAGGTTTCTATGTATCAAAGGCTAAATCACAGGCTCACATTGATGCTGGCGCTAAGAAAGTTGTAATTTCAGCTCCTGCTGGAAACGACCTTCCAACAATCGTTTACAATGTAAACCACAAAACTCTTACAAAGAACGACAACATCATTTCTGCCGCTTCTTGCACAACAAACTGCTTGGCTCCAATGGCTAAAGCTCTTAATGACTATGCTCCAATTCAGAGCGGAATCATGTCTACAATCCACGCTTACACTGGCGACCAGATGATTCTTGACGGTCCACAGCGCAAGGGCGATCTTCGCCGTTCACGCGCAGGTGCTCAGAACATCGTTCCAAACTCAACAGGCGCTGCAAAGGCTATCGGTCTTGTAATTCCTGAATTGAACGGAAAATTGATTGGTTCAGCACAGCGTGTTCCAGTTCCAACAGGATCTACAACAATCCTTACAGCTGTTGTAAAGAAAGCTGGAGTTACAAAAGAAGAAATCAATGCTGCAATGAAAGCTGCTGCAACAGAATCTTTTGGATACAACGAAGACGAAATCGTTTCTTCTGATGTAATTGGAATGAGATTCGGTTCTTTGTTCGATGCAACACAGACAATGGTTTCTAAGATTGCAGATGATCTTTATGAAGTACAGGTTGTTTCTTGGTACGACAACGAAAATAGCTACACTTCACAGATGGTACGCACAATCAAATACTTCGCAGAAAACTGCTAA
- a CDS encoding TIGR01212 family radical SAM protein (This family includes YhcC from E. coli K-12, an uncharacterized radical SAM protein.) — protein sequence MSYRTLNSYLKEKFGCKVYKLSLSTGCTCPNRDGTKGTRGCTFCSQGGSGDFAAKPAPIEIQIEEAKKRVDSKFPKSIPPEKRKYIAYFQSYTNTYTNKNITIEKLKEIFFGAISRPEIVALSIGTRPDCIPDEILELLCKLNKIKPVWIELGLQTIHEQTAKKINRGYTLKEFENCFYKLKSAGIEVIAHIILGLPGESKELMLQTVKYLSELNPRLDGIKIQLLHILEGTKMAQEYKENPFKLFELEEYCEFVCECLKILPPEIVVHRITGDGPKKILIAPIWSADKKNVLNTLKKNIERFIDNKLQ from the coding sequence ATGAGCTACAGAACTCTCAATTCATATTTAAAAGAAAAATTCGGCTGCAAAGTTTACAAGCTCTCTCTTTCAACCGGATGCACTTGCCCAAACCGCGACGGAACAAAAGGAACTAGAGGCTGCACTTTCTGTTCTCAAGGCGGCTCTGGAGATTTTGCGGCAAAACCAGCTCCCATAGAAATTCAAATTGAAGAAGCGAAAAAAAGAGTTGATTCAAAATTTCCAAAAAGCATTCCACCTGAAAAAAGAAAATACATCGCATATTTTCAATCGTACACAAACACTTACACAAACAAAAATATTACAATAGAAAAACTCAAGGAAATTTTCTTTGGCGCAATCAGTCGGCCAGAAATTGTTGCGCTTTCAATCGGAACTCGCCCGGACTGCATTCCAGATGAAATTCTTGAACTTCTCTGCAAACTAAACAAAATAAAACCAGTCTGGATTGAACTTGGACTTCAGACAATCCACGAGCAAACTGCAAAAAAAATAAACAGAGGCTACACTTTAAAAGAATTCGAAAATTGTTTTTACAAATTGAAATCAGCAGGAATCGAAGTCATTGCGCATATAATTCTCGGGCTTCCGGGCGAATCAAAAGAACTTATGCTTCAAACTGTAAAATATCTTTCCGAACTGAATCCTAGGCTCGACGGAATAAAAATTCAGCTTCTGCATATTCTTGAGGGAACAAAAATGGCGCAGGAATACAAGGAAAATCCTTTTAAACTTTTTGAGCTTGAAGAATACTGCGAATTTGTCTGCGAGTGCTTAAAAATCCTTCCGCCTGAAATCGTAGTCCACAGAATAACTGGCGACGGTCCAAAAAAAATTCTGATTGCTCCGATTTGGTCCGCGGATAAAAAAAATGTTTTAAATACATTGAAAAAGAACATAGAACGCTTTATTGACAATAAACTGCAATAG
- a CDS encoding tRNA1(Val) (adenine(37)-N6)-methyltransferase → MNLKAGETIENLHVKTLRLIQGKKEFRFGIDAVLLADFAHTKGKCKVCDLGTGTGIIPLLMSEKNPEANFECIEIQEESADMASRSVELNSLQEKIKIFCADIKEPFEVLQKNSFDAVVSNPPYIEISNGNTNKDETLSIARHEIFCTLEDVIKTASALLKSHGKFFLIHKPFRLPQIFSLLEKYKLAPKRMKLVFPNKEKEASMVLLESEKCAKPYLKIESPIIVYGDDGKYSNQIEKIYGRN, encoded by the coding sequence ATGAATCTTAAAGCTGGCGAAACAATAGAAAATCTTCATGTAAAAACTCTTAGGCTGATTCAAGGAAAAAAAGAATTCCGCTTTGGAATCGACGCGGTTCTCTTAGCCGACTTTGCGCACACAAAAGGAAAGTGCAAGGTTTGCGATTTGGGAACAGGAACTGGAATAATTCCGCTTTTAATGTCTGAAAAAAATCCAGAGGCAAATTTTGAATGCATAGAAATTCAAGAAGAATCAGCGGACATGGCAAGCCGAAGCGTAGAGCTAAACAGCCTGCAAGAAAAAATCAAAATATTTTGCGCAGACATAAAAGAGCCGTTTGAAGTTTTGCAAAAAAATTCTTTTGACGCAGTTGTTTCAAATCCGCCTTACATAGAAATTTCAAACGGAAACACAAACAAAGATGAAACACTTTCCATTGCGCGCCATGAAATTTTCTGCACGCTCGAAGACGTAATAAAAACTGCCTCTGCCCTTTTGAAGTCGCATGGAAAATTTTTTCTGATTCACAAGCCTTTCCGCCTGCCGCAAATTTTTTCTTTGCTCGAAAAATACAAACTTGCGCCAAAAAGAATGAAACTTGTTTTTCCAAACAAAGAAAAAGAAGCTTCGATGGTTTTGCTTGAATCTGAAAAATGCGCAAAGCCTTATTTAAAAATTGAAAGTCCAATAATCGTTTATGGCGACGACGGAAAATATTCAAATCAAATTGAAAAAATTTATGGACGAAATTAA
- a CDS encoding AAA family ATPase, whose protein sequence is MDELFSNLKDSHEPLAARMRPRTLDEYIGQEHIVGKGRLLRRAIAADQLTSVIFYGPPGTGKTTLARVIANHTSSNFITLNAVLTGVADIRKAISDAETQKNLYKRKTILFVDEVHRWNKSQQDALLPWVENGTIILIGATTENPFFEVNKALVSRSRVFQLKPLTKTDLLKAAKQTLSDAERGYGKWKVEFEKGALEHLIETANGDARSLLNALELAVETTPEKWPPSFGSTIYISKEACEESIQKKVVLYDRDGDYHYDIISAFIKSLRGRDPDAACYWLARMVKAGEDPHFIFRRMLISACEDTGLADPNAISIVESCAAAFDRVGLPEGRYFLTHAALYLATAPKSNSSMAFFDALSSVEKEDADVPNHLRDASRDAEGFGHGAGYLYPHAYKDHWVAQQYLPDTLVGKVFYTPSTQGYEAKIREDILSRREAQIASILEDSEEKDSEQINAVSDWWKEAGHFHGLKKTGENLTYTAENPRKNSVLEKGESLWRARLETNKAQNLLGIRNAMTEAASILRFHRCLVANADDALLLFDLIRKTPEGLVCGICRTPAGMQSLTRYASTLEELDQPKLCIKKDTLRNSIALFGDIEFDRFFARDIFSTKDDIEELCVSLSDGFFGTEKIKRDISFSAEEVQNGTKELFPFFEKNAQAIISQRIPCSGQHLTKLIEETLFKEKVAPKEIKKLLQESEQAEKEFFENTMNPIFSWNEETVKNIFEQNNFSCLYKSAFILEKRKISAQETERWFNAENSSYGKFIKGKLGNEKFEKLKELFIQAAEKNIFNWKTKNTIFIISAK, encoded by the coding sequence ATGGATGAGCTTTTTTCCAACTTAAAAGATTCCCACGAGCCTCTTGCCGCACGAATGAGGCCAAGAACTCTTGACGAGTACATTGGGCAAGAGCACATCGTAGGCAAAGGAAGACTTTTAAGAAGGGCGATTGCGGCAGACCAGCTTACTTCCGTTATTTTCTACGGACCTCCAGGAACAGGAAAAACAACACTTGCACGCGTAATTGCGAATCATACAAGTTCAAATTTCATTACGTTGAACGCGGTTCTCACAGGCGTTGCAGATATTAGAAAAGCGATTTCCGATGCTGAAACACAAAAAAATCTTTATAAAAGAAAAACAATTTTATTTGTAGACGAAGTTCACCGCTGGAACAAAAGCCAGCAGGACGCTCTTCTTCCCTGGGTCGAAAACGGAACTATAATTTTAATAGGCGCAACAACAGAAAATCCTTTTTTTGAAGTGAACAAAGCCCTGGTTTCAAGAAGCAGAGTTTTTCAGCTCAAGCCGCTTACAAAAACAGATTTGCTAAAAGCTGCAAAGCAAACTTTGTCCGACGCAGAACGCGGCTACGGAAAATGGAAAGTTGAATTTGAAAAAGGCGCGCTGGAACATTTAATCGAAACTGCAAACGGAGACGCAAGAAGCCTTTTAAATGCGCTGGAGCTTGCAGTTGAAACGACTCCAGAAAAATGGCCGCCAAGTTTTGGAAGCACAATCTACATTTCAAAAGAAGCCTGCGAAGAATCAATTCAAAAAAAAGTTGTTCTTTACGACCGCGACGGAGATTATCATTACGACATAATTTCCGCATTTATAAAAAGCCTAAGAGGACGCGACCCAGATGCCGCCTGCTACTGGCTTGCAAGAATGGTAAAGGCAGGAGAAGACCCGCATTTTATTTTTCGCCGTATGCTGATTTCTGCCTGCGAAGACACCGGGCTTGCAGATCCAAATGCAATTTCAATTGTTGAAAGCTGTGCCGCCGCCTTTGACCGTGTAGGACTTCCAGAAGGCAGATATTTTTTAACGCACGCGGCTTTGTATCTTGCAACTGCGCCAAAATCAAATTCCTCAATGGCATTTTTTGACGCTTTGTCTTCTGTTGAAAAAGAAGATGCCGATGTTCCAAATCATTTGCGGGACGCTTCAAGAGATGCGGAAGGTTTCGGACACGGAGCAGGCTACCTTTACCCGCACGCTTACAAAGACCATTGGGTTGCGCAACAATATTTGCCGGACACTCTTGTTGGAAAAGTTTTCTACACGCCTTCAACTCAAGGCTACGAAGCAAAAATCAGAGAAGACATTCTTTCTCGCAGGGAAGCCCAGATTGCGTCAATCCTTGAAGATTCTGAAGAAAAAGATTCAGAGCAAATAAACGCAGTTTCTGACTGGTGGAAAGAAGCAGGACATTTTCACGGCTTAAAAAAAACTGGAGAAAATCTTACATACACTGCGGAAAATCCAAGAAAAAATTCAGTTCTTGAAAAAGGCGAATCTCTTTGGCGGGCAAGGCTTGAAACAAACAAGGCGCAGAATTTACTTGGAATCCGAAATGCGATGACCGAAGCCGCAAGCATTTTAAGATTCCACAGATGTCTTGTTGCAAATGCAGACGACGCGCTTCTTTTATTTGACCTTATACGAAAAACTCCGGAAGGCTTAGTATGCGGAATATGCAGAACTCCAGCTGGAATGCAATCCTTGACACGCTACGCTTCAACACTTGAAGAACTAGACCAGCCAAAACTCTGCATAAAAAAAGACACGCTAAGAAATTCTATTGCACTTTTTGGCGACATAGAATTTGACAGATTTTTTGCGCGTGATATTTTTTCCACAAAAGATGATATTGAAGAGCTTTGCGTTTCTTTAAGCGACGGATTTTTTGGAACAGAAAAAATAAAGCGCGACATTTCTTTCAGCGCAGAAGAAGTTCAAAACGGAACAAAAGAGCTTTTCCCTTTCTTTGAAAAAAATGCACAGGCTATAATTTCACAAAGAATTCCTTGTTCAGGTCAGCATTTAACAAAGCTAATTGAAGAAACACTTTTTAAAGAAAAAGTCGCACCTAAAGAAATAAAAAAACTTTTGCAAGAATCAGAGCAGGCGGAAAAAGAGTTTTTTGAAAACACTATGAATCCGATTTTTTCATGGAACGAAGAAACTGTAAAAAATATTTTTGAGCAAAACAATTTTTCTTGTCTTTACAAGTCTGCATTTATTTTGGAAAAGCGAAAAATCAGCGCGCAAGAAACCGAACGTTGGTTTAACGCAGAAAATTCTTCCTACGGCAAATTTATAAAAGGAAAACTCGGCAATGAAAAATTCGAAAAACTCAAAGAGCTTTTTATTCAGGCTGCGGAAAAAAATATTTTCAACTGGAAAACAAAAAATACAATTTTCATAATTTCAGCAAAATAA